A window of the Lolium perenne isolate Kyuss_39 chromosome 7, Kyuss_2.0, whole genome shotgun sequence genome harbors these coding sequences:
- the LOC127314513 gene encoding pre-mRNA-splicing factor CWC21-like: protein MYNGVGLPTARGSGTSGRVQSNNFLLRPRPSPSPSSSAASVPGGARGFREEMAEHERKRALESRLLELREALEEQGYTEAETEARVAEARKAAEEEEAKQSAVKEERGCWPKGKPL, encoded by the coding sequence ATGTACAACGGCGTGGGTCTCCCGACCGCGCGGGGCTCCGGCACCAGCGGCCGCGTGCAGTCCAACAACTTCCTCCTCCGTCCccgtccctctccctctccctcctcgTCCGCCGCATCCGTCCCCGGCGGCGCGCGCGGCTTCAGGGAGGAGATGGCGGAGCACGAGCGGAAGCGGGCGCTGGAGTCGCGGCTGCTGGAGCTGCGCGAGGCGCTCGAGGAGCAGGGCTACACCGAGGCCGAGACCGAGGCGCGCGTCGCCGAGGCCCGCAAGGCCGCCGAAGAGGAGGAGGCCAAGCAGTCCGCGGTGAAGGAGGAGCGCGGCTGCTGGCCGAAGGGGAAGCCTCTCTAG
- the LOC127314511 gene encoding uncharacterized protein At4g37920, giving the protein MSYSGDPLAPLRQAEAVRHALPAAAAPQFAPSYRSHCRPRHSPRLACARGLPSAAAAPPHTHLFSRGRPHPPPFYCTAGVGTRTVSSCPGCVASPTNTKAMDDQTESEVVMGYTMTQICDKFIDVFMHQKPETKDWRKILVFREEWQRYRPHFYKRCQARIDAETDSLVKQKLVVLARKVKKIDNEIEKHMELFTELRENPTDINAVVARRRKDFTGEFFRNLNYLVNAYNGLDERDAIARLGAKCLSAIHAYDCTLQQLDIDSAQSKFDDILNSSSLDDACDKIKSLAKAKELDSSLVLLINRAWAAAKDSKTMKNKVKDIMYHIYTTTKESLKIISPPEMKLLKYLLNIEDPEDRFAALATAFSPGDEHEVKDEDALYTTPNELHKWIKMMLDSYHLNKEEADFMDARRMSDPVIIQRLILLKETVEEEYMKQYINPEDQESDGREEPEYYP; this is encoded by the exons ATGTCCTACTCCGGCGACCCCTTGGCGCCGCTCCGGCAGGCGGAGGCGGTTCGCCACGCCCTCCCGGCTGCCGCGGCTCCCCAGTTTGCTCCCAGCTACCGCTCCCACTGTCGTCCGAGACACTCTCCTCGCCTCGCCTGCGCCCGCGGGCTCCCTTCCGCTGCCGCTGCACCACCCCACACCCACCTGTTCTCTCGTGGTCGCCCCCATCCTCCTCCCTTCTACTGTACTGCTGGCGTGGGGACTCGGACGGTGTCTTCTTGTCCAG GATGTGTGGCTAGCCCAACTAATACTAAAGCGATGGATGACCAGACTGAGAGTGAAGTTGTAATGGGGTACACGATGACCCAAATCTGTGATAAGTTCATCGATGTCTTCATGCATCAGAAACCAGAAACAAAGGACTGGAGGAAAATATTGGTGTTCAGAGAAGAGTGGCAAAGATACAGACCACACTTCTACAAGCGGTGTCAGGCACGCATAGATGCGGAAACTGATTCTCTTGTAAAGCAAAAGTTGGTTGTACTTGCTAGAAAAGTAAAGAAG ATCGACAATGAAATAGAGAAGCACATGGAACTCTTCACAGAGCTCCGTGAGAATCCAACTGATATCAATGCTGTTGTTGCAAGAAGACGAAAGGATTTCACTGGAGAGTTCTTCCGcaatcttaattatcttgttaatGCTTATAATGGCCTTGATGAGCGAGATG CAATTGCCAGGCTTGGGGCTAAGTGTCTATCTGCAATTCATGCATATGATTGCACACTGCAACAGTTGGACATTGATTCTGCTCAGTCAAAgtttgatgacatactgaattcTTCTTCACTAGATGATGCATGTGACAAGATAAAAAGTTTAGCTAAGGCTAAAGAACTTGACTCATCTTTAGTTCTTCTGATTAATAGAGCTTGGGCTGCTGCAAAAGACTCCAAAACTATGAAGAACAAG GTCAAGGACATAATGTATCATATTTATACAACTACAAAGGAAAGCCTCAAAATCATTTCACCTCCAGAGATGAAGCTTCTGAAGTACCTACTGAATATTGAAGATCCTGAAGACAGATTTGCTGCCCTTGCGACCGCTTTCTCTCCAGGAGATGAGCACGAGGTCAAGGATGAAGATGCTCTTTACAC AACTCCCAACGAGCTCCACAAATGGATCAAGATGATGCTCGATTCGTACCATCTCAACAAGGAGGAGGCGGACTTCATGGATGCCCGAAGGATGAGCGATCCAGTCATCATCCAGCGGTTGATTCTTCTCAAAGAGACGGTCGAGGAAGAATACATGAAGCAGTACATAAACCCAGAGGACCAAGAATCAGATGGCAGGGAAGAACCAGAATACTACCCGTAG